A genomic segment from Dietzia psychralcaliphila encodes:
- a CDS encoding RNA-binding S4 domain-containing protein — MSRHIAGRGRTARVTPPVGPPVDDVECDLSSKLTLGQFLKLASLLDSGAEAKDAVAAGAVSVNGEVDVRRGRGLVDGDVVAFGDRAARVVAGDGQGRPE; from the coding sequence ATGAGCCGCCACATCGCAGGACGGGGACGGACCGCGCGGGTGACACCGCCGGTCGGTCCACCAGTAGACGACGTCGAGTGTGACCTGAGCAGCAAGCTCACACTGGGGCAGTTTCTCAAGCTGGCCTCGTTGCTCGATTCCGGGGCGGAGGCCAAGGACGCCGTCGCCGCGGGCGCGGTCAGCGTCAACGGCGAGGTGGACGTGCGTCGCGGCCGCGGACTGGTCGACGGTGACGTGGTGGCGTTCGGGGACCGCGCGGCTCGCGTGGTCGCCGGTGACGGGCAGGGGAGGCCTGAATGA
- a CDS encoding dihydroorotase has protein sequence MARYEILIHARRAVVDGRIQQAAVTVDGGVISSVRTGSEARDIGLAGDHTIDLGDDVVLMPGLVDPHVSTEDVAVGTRSAALGGITSVVDYGTDGDPSATGPEQVDRWHDGVTGESFVDVGLWGAAVPGNLGQLGALLDRGVFGISAVAEGKGVSGAPTLPRAQLVAAAEEVAGRGGLFAADAGVEDLPALLDVCRRTGGRLHLRAVADAEELPLLRGAKAEGLSVTASTTPHLLALVSEVTHGGAAAADLDPPIRDAATRELLWDALLDGTIDAIASARLGLSVVWTEARRRGCDLSDVACWMSGRTAALVGLEDRGEIRTGLRADFTAVADDEAFVVLPGARELGSADSVYAQRALAGVVRWTMADGRLVDPRSLPRGAVLSRSAT, from the coding sequence GTGGCCAGGTACGAAATCCTGATCCACGCCCGCCGCGCCGTGGTCGACGGCCGTATCCAGCAGGCGGCCGTGACGGTGGACGGTGGCGTGATCTCCTCCGTCCGGACCGGGTCCGAGGCACGGGACATCGGGTTGGCGGGAGACCATACGATCGATCTCGGTGACGACGTCGTGCTGATGCCGGGCCTCGTCGACCCGCACGTCAGTACGGAGGATGTCGCGGTGGGCACCCGATCGGCCGCCCTCGGGGGGATCACCTCGGTGGTGGACTACGGGACCGACGGCGATCCGTCCGCCACCGGACCCGAGCAGGTCGACCGTTGGCACGACGGGGTGACCGGCGAGTCCTTCGTCGACGTGGGCCTGTGGGGCGCCGCCGTACCCGGGAACCTCGGTCAGCTCGGGGCGTTGCTGGACCGTGGGGTGTTCGGAATCTCCGCGGTGGCCGAGGGCAAGGGTGTGTCGGGCGCCCCCACTCTTCCGCGCGCGCAGCTCGTGGCGGCGGCGGAGGAGGTCGCCGGCCGCGGCGGGCTCTTTGCCGCGGACGCCGGTGTCGAGGACCTCCCCGCACTTCTCGACGTCTGTCGTCGGACCGGCGGTCGCCTGCACCTGCGGGCCGTCGCCGACGCCGAGGAGCTGCCCCTGCTGCGCGGGGCCAAGGCGGAGGGCCTGTCCGTGACCGCCTCCACCACCCCGCACCTCCTCGCCCTGGTCTCGGAGGTCACCCACGGGGGCGCGGCCGCCGCCGACCTCGACCCCCCGATCCGGGACGCCGCGACCCGCGAACTCCTCTGGGACGCCCTCCTCGACGGCACGATCGACGCGATCGCCTCGGCGCGACTCGGTCTGTCGGTGGTGTGGACGGAAGCACGCCGCAGGGGCTGTGACCTCTCCGACGTGGCCTGCTGGATGTCCGGGAGGACGGCCGCCCTCGTGGGCCTCGAGGACCGGGGGGAGATCCGCACGGGTCTCCGGGCTGACTTCACCGCTGTCGCCGACGACGAGGCCTTCGTCGTCCTCCCCGGTGCCCGTGAGCTCGGTTCCGCCGACTCGGTGTACGCCCAGCGGGCCCTGGCGGGGGTAGTGCGCTGGACCATGGCCGACGGCCGGTTGGTCGATCCCCGCTCCCTACCCCGGGGCGCCGTCCTGTCCCGATCGGCCACATGA
- a CDS encoding glutamate synthase subunit beta translates to MADPKGFLKHTERELPERRPVDLRIMDWKEVYESTTLPENDLKTQASRCMSCGVPFCHQGCPLGNIIPEWNDLVHRGQWDSAVDRLHATNNFPEFTGRLCPAPCEGSCVLGINQPPVTIKQIEVEIAEKAWEDGPMDPVIPSFRTGQSVAIVGSGPAGLAAAQQLTRAGHSVTVFERDDRIGGLMRYGIPEFKMEKEIIDRRLAQMEAEGTVFRAGVNVGKDITASQLRSEFDAVVLCGGATLRRDLPVPGRELDGIHQAMDYLPLANKAAVGDPVVDADGLPEINARDKHVIIIGGGDTGADCLGTATRQGAKSIKSFEIMPRPPATRAASTPWPVYPLMFRTASAHEENGERVYSVSTAEFLGEGGHVTALKGSEVKMVDGRFEAVPGTDFEYPADLVLLAMGFTGAQKTGLCSDLGVDFSDRGNVDRDGTYATNVDGVFVAGDMGRGQSLIVWAIAEGRAAAASVDRFLMGETALPAPVRPTDVAQR, encoded by the coding sequence ATGGCTGACCCGAAGGGCTTTCTCAAGCACACCGAGCGCGAGCTCCCCGAGCGTCGTCCGGTGGATCTGCGGATCATGGACTGGAAGGAGGTCTACGAGTCGACGACCCTCCCGGAGAACGACCTGAAGACCCAGGCCAGTCGCTGCATGAGCTGCGGCGTCCCGTTCTGCCACCAGGGTTGCCCACTCGGCAACATCATCCCGGAGTGGAACGACCTCGTGCACCGGGGACAGTGGGACTCGGCGGTGGATCGCCTCCACGCGACCAACAACTTCCCCGAGTTCACCGGTCGGCTCTGCCCGGCCCCCTGCGAGGGTTCCTGCGTCCTGGGGATCAACCAGCCGCCGGTGACGATCAAGCAGATCGAGGTGGAGATCGCCGAGAAGGCATGGGAGGACGGTCCCATGGATCCGGTGATCCCCTCGTTCCGCACCGGCCAGTCCGTCGCGATCGTGGGCTCCGGACCGGCCGGGTTGGCTGCCGCGCAGCAGCTCACGCGCGCCGGCCACTCGGTGACGGTCTTCGAGCGAGACGACCGCATCGGTGGTCTGATGCGCTACGGGATCCCCGAGTTCAAGATGGAGAAGGAGATCATCGACCGCCGCCTCGCCCAGATGGAGGCGGAGGGCACGGTGTTCCGCGCGGGCGTCAACGTGGGCAAGGACATCACCGCATCGCAGTTGCGTAGCGAGTTCGACGCGGTCGTCCTCTGCGGCGGGGCCACCCTCCGCCGGGACCTCCCCGTTCCGGGTCGCGAGCTCGACGGGATCCACCAGGCGATGGACTACCTGCCCCTGGCCAACAAGGCCGCGGTGGGCGACCCGGTGGTCGACGCCGACGGACTGCCCGAGATCAACGCGCGCGATAAGCACGTCATCATCATCGGTGGCGGTGACACCGGCGCCGACTGTCTGGGAACGGCCACCCGCCAGGGCGCGAAGTCGATCAAGAGCTTCGAGATCATGCCCAGGCCACCGGCCACCCGTGCCGCCTCGACCCCGTGGCCGGTGTATCCGCTGATGTTCCGGACGGCGTCCGCGCACGAGGAGAACGGCGAACGGGTCTACAGCGTCTCCACCGCCGAGTTCCTCGGCGAGGGCGGCCACGTGACCGCGCTCAAGGGTTCCGAGGTCAAGATGGTCGACGGGCGGTTCGAGGCGGTGCCCGGCACCGATTTCGAGTACCCGGCGGACCTGGTCCTCCTGGCGATGGGGTTCACGGGCGCGCAGAAGACCGGATTGTGCTCCGACCTGGGAGTGGACTTCAGCGACCGGGGGAACGTGGACCGGGACGGCACCTACGCGACCAACGTCGACGGGGTGTTCGTCGCCGGCGACATGGGACGCGGCCAGTCCCTCATCGTGTGGGCGATCGCCGAGGGGCGCGCGGCGGCGGCCTCTGTCGACCGCTTCCTCATGGGGGAGACGGCACTCCCCGCTCCCGTCCGGCCCACGGACGTCGCACAACGCTGA
- a CDS encoding phospholipase D-like domain-containing protein, which yields MNPAVDRLAFLPFPDGVTSALLITEYAIKILALGMVPENRQPSSSQAWLLAILFIPIVGVPLFLLLGNPYITGRRHVIQAEANRLYEEALEKWPTVPDSVRIPPGVRTVLEMNRNLTAIPCMSGEFVGLHSDYAASLATMTDAVRTARDHVHIEFYAQSWDDETDAFFTAAVEAAERGVTVRVLVDHLGSLRYRGFKVLRRRLRHSPVELHLMLPINPFVGRFRRPDLRNHRKLLIVDGHHGFIGSQNLIARNYGSPRNTRLGREWVDLMMEVRGEIVQAMNGVFAVDWYSECGEVIGTFEELSRGTSVPAGRAGGDPTAGDPVSAFQLVPSGPGYRTQPNLRMFTQLIGQAVDRIRIVSPYFVPDEALLHAVTSASYRGVDVELFVPEHADQFMVHHAQRSYYRALLEAGVRIHRFRSPAVLHTKMLLIDDYGGVVGSSNMDQRSFNLNFEISLLVLGGEALAEMNDAVDAYLEDSAPLGLETWQSRPWPGRYVDNVARLSSALQ from the coding sequence ATGAACCCCGCTGTCGACCGACTTGCCTTCCTGCCATTCCCGGACGGCGTGACCTCGGCCCTGCTCATCACCGAGTACGCGATCAAGATCCTCGCCCTGGGCATGGTGCCGGAGAACCGGCAACCCTCCTCCTCCCAGGCCTGGTTGCTGGCGATCCTGTTCATCCCCATCGTCGGTGTGCCGCTCTTCCTCCTGCTCGGCAACCCCTACATCACCGGCCGACGGCACGTCATCCAGGCCGAGGCCAACCGCCTCTACGAGGAGGCGCTGGAGAAGTGGCCCACGGTCCCCGACAGCGTGCGGATCCCGCCCGGGGTGCGGACGGTCCTCGAGATGAACCGGAATCTCACCGCGATCCCGTGCATGTCCGGTGAGTTCGTGGGCCTGCACTCGGACTATGCGGCCTCCCTCGCCACGATGACGGACGCGGTGCGCACGGCTCGAGATCACGTGCACATCGAGTTCTACGCCCAGTCCTGGGACGACGAGACCGACGCGTTCTTCACCGCCGCGGTCGAGGCGGCAGAGCGGGGGGTGACGGTCCGGGTGCTCGTCGACCATCTCGGCTCACTGCGGTACCGGGGCTTCAAGGTATTACGACGACGGTTGCGCCACTCGCCGGTCGAACTGCACCTGATGCTGCCGATCAACCCCTTCGTCGGCCGGTTCCGGAGACCCGACCTGCGCAACCACCGGAAGTTGCTCATCGTCGACGGGCATCACGGATTCATCGGGTCGCAGAACCTCATCGCACGGAACTACGGCAGCCCCCGCAATACCCGGCTCGGCCGGGAGTGGGTGGACCTCATGATGGAGGTACGTGGGGAGATCGTCCAGGCGATGAACGGCGTGTTCGCGGTGGACTGGTACTCCGAGTGCGGTGAGGTCATCGGCACCTTCGAGGAACTCTCCCGCGGCACATCGGTCCCGGCCGGGCGCGCGGGCGGCGACCCCACCGCCGGGGACCCGGTCAGCGCCTTCCAGCTCGTCCCATCGGGACCCGGCTACCGCACACAACCCAACCTGCGCATGTTCACCCAGCTCATCGGCCAGGCGGTGGACCGGATCAGGATCGTCAGCCCGTACTTCGTCCCGGACGAGGCGCTCCTCCACGCGGTCACCTCCGCGTCCTACCGAGGCGTCGACGTGGAGCTGTTCGTGCCCGAGCACGCCGACCAGTTCATGGTCCACCACGCCCAGCGGTCCTACTATCGTGCACTCCTCGAGGCGGGGGTCCGCATCCACAGGTTCCGTTCCCCCGCTGTGCTGCACACCAAGATGTTGCTGATCGACGACTACGGCGGGGTGGTGGGCTCGAGCAACATGGACCAACGGTCGTTCAACCTGAATTTCGAGATCAGCCTGCTGGTCCTCGGTGGGGAGGCGCTGGCCGAGATGAACGACGCGGTGGACGCCTACCTCGAGGACAGCGCGCCGCTCGGTCTGGAGACCTGGCAGAGCAGACCCTGGCCGGGGCGGTACGTCGACAACGTCGCGCGGCTGAGTTCGGCCCTGCAGTAG
- the rraA gene encoding ribonuclease E activity regulator RraA produces MTDTPTAFVPTADLVDEIGEGVRSCDTQFRDLGGRTEFFGPISTVRCFQDNALLKSVLGEPGEGRVLVIDGDASVHTALVGDLIAELGRSNGWAGVVVHGAIRDSALVGKMDFGCKALGTNPRKSSKKGTGERDVTVSFGGVDFVPGEMLYADSDGIVVR; encoded by the coding sequence ATGACCGACACCCCCACCGCATTCGTCCCCACCGCGGACCTCGTCGACGAGATCGGTGAGGGCGTCCGGAGCTGCGACACCCAGTTCCGCGACCTCGGTGGCCGCACCGAGTTCTTCGGTCCGATCTCCACGGTGCGGTGCTTCCAGGACAACGCCCTGCTCAAGAGCGTCCTGGGTGAGCCCGGCGAGGGCCGGGTCCTGGTGATCGACGGTGATGCCAGTGTGCACACGGCGCTGGTCGGCGACCTCATCGCGGAGCTCGGTCGGTCCAACGGCTGGGCGGGTGTGGTGGTGCACGGCGCGATCCGCGACTCGGCTCTGGTCGGGAAGATGGACTTCGGGTGCAAAGCCCTGGGGACGAACCCACGCAAGTCCAGCAAGAAGGGGACCGGCGAGCGTGATGTCACCGTGAGTTTCGGCGGGGTCGACTTCGTCCCCGGCGAGATGCTCTACGCGGATTCCGACGGGATCGTGGTGCGCTGA
- a CDS encoding oxidoreductase: MTSRWTTADIPDQTGRTFVVTGANAGLGLQSTLALTEAGARVLMACRDTSRAEAARAGLPHPERAEVVQLDLADLDSVRSAGEVLAGNRPDVLINNAGLMNIPQSRTAQGHEMQFGVNVLGHFALTEQLVPVLTDRVVWLGSMMHKRGTVDPDDLDWTGRKYSPMTVYAASKLACVMLAYEQQRRLEAAGSPLKAVAAHPGYSATNLQYRSGSRVQDMMMRVAEKVPFLVQPAERGALPQLYAATVDSVPGGAYVGPDGFGELSGHPKIVESTRASHDRAVAAALWERCEEMTARK; encoded by the coding sequence ATGACCAGCAGATGGACCACCGCCGACATCCCCGATCAGACGGGCCGGACCTTCGTCGTCACCGGCGCCAATGCCGGCCTCGGGCTCCAGTCCACCCTCGCGCTCACCGAGGCGGGGGCCCGGGTCCTCATGGCGTGCCGGGACACTTCCCGCGCCGAGGCGGCCCGGGCCGGTCTGCCCCACCCGGAGCGAGCCGAGGTCGTGCAGCTGGATCTCGCCGACCTGGACTCGGTGCGCTCAGCCGGTGAGGTGCTGGCCGGCAACCGACCGGATGTGTTGATCAACAACGCCGGGCTCATGAACATCCCGCAGTCACGCACGGCGCAGGGCCACGAGATGCAGTTCGGGGTCAACGTCCTCGGCCATTTCGCACTCACCGAGCAGCTCGTGCCGGTGCTCACCGACCGGGTGGTGTGGCTCGGCTCGATGATGCACAAGAGGGGCACCGTGGACCCGGACGATCTCGACTGGACCGGCCGCAAGTACTCGCCGATGACCGTCTACGCCGCCTCCAAGCTGGCCTGCGTCATGCTCGCCTACGAGCAGCAGCGTCGCCTCGAGGCGGCGGGGTCGCCGCTCAAGGCGGTGGCCGCGCACCCCGGGTACTCGGCCACCAACCTGCAGTACCGCAGCGGCAGCCGGGTCCAGGACATGATGATGCGCGTGGCCGAGAAGGTCCCGTTCCTGGTCCAGCCCGCCGAGCGCGGCGCCCTGCCGCAGCTCTACGCCGCCACCGTGGACTCCGTTCCGGGCGGCGCGTACGTGGGTCCCGACGGGTTCGGCGAGCTCAGTGGCCACCCGAAGATCGTGGAGTCCACCCGCGCCTCACACGACCGTGCGGTCGCCGCGGCGCTGTGGGAGCGGTGCGAGGAGATGACCGCGAGGAAGTGA
- the gltB gene encoding glutamate synthase large subunit, which translates to MMTTPGPRGLYRPEYEHDACGVAFVVDMYGRQSRDIVEKAIAALVNLEHRGAVGAEANTGDGTGLMIQVPDRFFREVMREEQNLELPEAGAYATGLCFLPQSRMLAMDAKRMVERIAAEQGVTVVGWREVPVDDSTVGAISRDAQPTIHQIFVKAAGVDGALLTELALERKCFVVRKRCEHELGSKGPGKGDLGSETVYFPSLSPRTFVYKGMLTEKQLPAFYLDLQDERVESALGIVHSRFSTNTFPAWPLAHPFRYVAHNGEINTARGNENWMRAREALMSSEHIEDLSAALPICTPGGSDTARFDEALELLTLAGRTLPHAVMMMVPEAWERHETMDPAKRAFYEYHASLMEAWDGPASITFTDGTVIGAVLDRNGLRPSRIWVTDDGLVVMASEVGVLDIPQDKVVTKTRLRPGRMFLVDTAAGRIIDDQEIKEQLAAEHPYQQWIDEGIVRLGDLPQISHEIMSHERVVLRQRVFGFTEEELRILVSPMAGAGAEATGSMGTDTPLPVLSQRARMLFDYFAQRFAQVTNPPLDAIREELVTSYGVTLGPEGDLINPGPDSCRQIKLDNPILGNSELATLMAAGESRPGLRAVTVRGLYNVAHGGRGLRIALDRIRREVSEAIEDGASVIVLSDRESDERNAPIPSLLLTSAVHHHLVREKTRTRVSLVVESGDAREVHHMAVLFGYGANAINPYMAFESIDELVKSGDLTGIDTVEACANYRKAAAKGVLKVMSKMGISTLASYTGAQLFDVTGLSQELCDEYFTGSVSPIDGIGLDEIAEDVALRHRFAFLPRPEEAAHRELEIGGEYQWRREGEYHLFNPDTVFKLQHSTRSGRYEIFKEYSRLVDDQSERLATLRGLFELKSNRPPVPIDEVEPVSEIVKRFSTGAMSYGSISAEAHETIAIAMNRLHARSNSGEGGESIARFTPDPNGDWRRSAIKQVASGRFGVTSNYLSNCTDIQIKMAQGAKPGEGGQLPPGKVYPWVAEVRGSTPGVGLISPPPHHDIYSIEDLAQLIYDLKNANPEARIHVKLVAEQGVGTVATGVSKTHADVVLISGHDGGTGASPLTSLKHAGGPWELGLAETQQTLLVNGLRDRIVVQVDGQLKTGRDVMVAALLGGEEFGFATAPLVVAGCVMMRVCHLDTCPVGVATQNPVLRERFNGKAEYVVNFMEFIAEEVREYLAELGFRSLDEAIGHSECLDKSRAFAHNKRVAKLDLEPIFAQADSPFMHQDLRCTKQQDHKLEGVLDRTLIDDFRSVLADPSSGPGTGQYPICNVNRSVGTMLSHEISKAYGAAGLPDGSIDLTFTGSAGNSFGAFLASGVTQRVFGDANDYVGKGLSGGRIVVRPALDAAPDFVAANNIIAGNVICYGATSGEIFLRGMVGERFCVRNSGVTAVVEGVGDHACEYMTGGQVVVLGSTGRNVAAGMSGGVAYFYDPHGELPVNLNDELVEIEELLTEDVEFLHRIVERHATETDSARAREILSGWAQNVNHFAKIMPRDYKRVLLAIEQAEKDGRNVDEAIMEAANG; encoded by the coding sequence ATGATGACGACTCCCGGCCCCAGAGGCCTGTACCGCCCTGAATATGAACACGACGCCTGCGGTGTCGCGTTCGTCGTGGACATGTACGGACGTCAGTCCCGGGACATCGTCGAGAAGGCGATCGCCGCGCTCGTGAACCTCGAGCACCGGGGCGCCGTCGGCGCCGAGGCCAACACCGGTGACGGCACGGGTTTGATGATCCAGGTACCGGATCGGTTCTTCCGCGAGGTGATGCGTGAGGAGCAGAACCTGGAACTGCCCGAGGCCGGTGCGTACGCGACCGGCCTTTGTTTTCTCCCCCAGTCACGGATGCTGGCGATGGACGCCAAGCGGATGGTGGAGCGGATCGCCGCCGAGCAGGGCGTCACGGTTGTCGGATGGCGTGAGGTCCCGGTCGACGATTCGACCGTCGGAGCGATCTCCCGCGACGCGCAGCCCACCATCCACCAGATCTTCGTCAAGGCCGCGGGTGTCGACGGCGCTCTGCTCACGGAGCTCGCGCTCGAGCGCAAGTGCTTCGTGGTCCGCAAGCGGTGCGAGCACGAACTGGGATCCAAGGGGCCCGGTAAGGGCGACCTGGGCTCGGAGACCGTGTACTTCCCGTCACTGAGCCCCCGGACGTTCGTCTACAAGGGTATGCTCACGGAGAAGCAGCTCCCCGCGTTCTACCTGGACCTGCAGGACGAGCGTGTCGAGTCCGCCCTGGGCATCGTCCACTCCCGCTTCTCCACCAACACCTTCCCGGCGTGGCCGCTCGCGCATCCGTTCCGCTACGTCGCGCACAACGGTGAGATCAACACCGCCCGCGGCAACGAGAACTGGATGCGGGCCCGCGAGGCGCTCATGTCCAGCGAACACATCGAGGACCTGTCGGCGGCGTTGCCCATCTGCACCCCCGGCGGATCGGACACCGCGCGGTTCGACGAGGCGCTCGAGCTGCTGACCCTGGCGGGCCGGACCCTGCCGCACGCCGTGATGATGATGGTGCCCGAAGCCTGGGAGCGCCACGAGACGATGGACCCCGCCAAGCGGGCGTTCTACGAGTACCACGCCTCGCTGATGGAGGCCTGGGACGGTCCGGCGTCGATCACCTTCACCGACGGCACCGTGATCGGTGCGGTCCTCGACCGCAACGGCCTGCGCCCCTCCCGGATCTGGGTCACCGACGACGGTCTCGTCGTGATGGCCTCCGAGGTCGGCGTCCTGGACATCCCGCAGGACAAGGTCGTCACCAAGACCCGCCTGCGGCCCGGCCGCATGTTCCTCGTCGACACCGCCGCGGGGCGGATCATCGACGACCAGGAGATCAAGGAGCAGCTCGCCGCGGAGCACCCCTACCAGCAGTGGATCGACGAGGGCATCGTCCGTCTCGGGGACCTGCCGCAGATCAGCCATGAGATCATGAGCCACGAGCGTGTGGTGTTGCGCCAGCGCGTCTTCGGCTTCACCGAGGAGGAGCTCCGCATCCTCGTCTCCCCGATGGCCGGGGCCGGGGCCGAGGCGACCGGGTCCATGGGCACAGACACCCCGCTGCCCGTGCTGTCTCAGCGGGCCCGGATGCTGTTCGACTACTTCGCCCAGCGATTCGCGCAGGTCACCAACCCGCCCCTCGACGCCATCCGCGAGGAACTCGTCACCAGCTACGGCGTGACGCTCGGACCCGAGGGCGATCTCATCAACCCCGGCCCGGACTCGTGCCGTCAGATCAAGCTCGACAACCCGATCCTGGGCAACTCCGAACTCGCCACCCTCATGGCGGCGGGCGAGTCCCGCCCGGGACTGCGTGCGGTGACCGTCCGCGGCCTGTACAACGTGGCCCACGGCGGACGAGGCCTGCGCATCGCCCTGGACCGGATCCGCCGCGAGGTCTCCGAGGCGATCGAGGACGGCGCCTCCGTCATCGTGCTCTCGGACCGCGAGTCCGACGAGCGCAACGCACCCATCCCGTCGCTGCTGCTGACCTCCGCCGTGCACCACCACCTGGTCCGCGAGAAGACCCGCACCCGCGTGAGTCTGGTGGTGGAGTCGGGCGACGCCCGCGAGGTGCACCACATGGCGGTGCTGTTCGGCTACGGTGCCAACGCCATCAACCCCTACATGGCGTTCGAATCGATCGACGAGCTCGTCAAGTCGGGCGACCTCACCGGGATCGACACGGTCGAGGCCTGCGCCAACTACCGCAAGGCGGCCGCCAAGGGCGTGCTCAAGGTGATGTCCAAGATGGGCATCTCCACTCTCGCCTCCTACACGGGTGCCCAGCTGTTCGACGTCACCGGTCTGTCGCAGGAGCTGTGCGACGAGTACTTCACCGGCTCCGTCAGCCCGATCGACGGGATCGGGCTCGACGAGATCGCCGAGGACGTGGCGCTGCGGCACCGCTTCGCCTTCCTGCCCCGGCCCGAGGAGGCCGCGCACCGCGAGCTCGAGATCGGTGGCGAGTACCAGTGGCGGCGCGAGGGCGAGTACCACCTGTTCAACCCGGACACGGTGTTCAAGCTCCAGCACTCCACCCGCTCCGGCCGCTACGAGATCTTCAAGGAGTACTCGCGGCTCGTCGACGACCAGTCGGAGCGTCTCGCCACGCTGCGCGGCCTGTTCGAGCTCAAGAGCAACCGCCCGCCGGTGCCGATCGATGAGGTCGAGCCGGTGTCGGAGATCGTCAAGCGGTTCTCCACCGGCGCGATGAGCTACGGCTCCATCTCCGCGGAGGCGCACGAGACCATCGCGATCGCCATGAACCGGCTGCACGCCAGGTCCAACTCGGGGGAGGGCGGCGAGTCGATCGCCAGGTTCACCCCCGACCCCAACGGGGACTGGCGCCGGTCGGCCATCAAGCAGGTCGCCTCCGGCCGGTTCGGCGTGACCAGTAACTACCTGAGCAACTGCACCGACATCCAGATCAAGATGGCCCAGGGCGCCAAGCCGGGCGAGGGCGGCCAGCTGCCGCCGGGCAAGGTGTACCCCTGGGTGGCCGAGGTTCGTGGGTCCACGCCGGGCGTCGGGCTGATCTCGCCCCCGCCGCACCACGACATCTACTCGATCGAGGACCTGGCGCAGCTCATCTACGACCTGAAGAACGCCAACCCCGAGGCGAGGATCCACGTCAAGCTCGTCGCAGAGCAGGGCGTGGGGACCGTCGCGACCGGCGTGTCCAAGACGCACGCCGACGTGGTGCTGATCTCGGGCCACGACGGCGGTACCGGCGCCTCGCCGCTGACCTCGCTCAAGCACGCCGGTGGCCCCTGGGAGCTGGGCCTCGCCGAGACCCAGCAGACCCTGCTGGTCAACGGCCTGCGCGACCGGATCGTCGTACAGGTCGACGGTCAGCTCAAGACGGGCCGCGACGTGATGGTGGCGGCGCTGCTCGGCGGCGAGGAGTTCGGTTTCGCCACCGCCCCCCTCGTCGTGGCCGGCTGCGTCATGATGCGCGTCTGCCACCTCGACACCTGCCCGGTGGGTGTGGCCACACAGAACCCGGTGCTGCGTGAGCGGTTCAACGGCAAGGCCGAGTACGTGGTGAACTTCATGGAGTTCATCGCGGAGGAGGTCCGCGAGTACCTCGCCGAGTTGGGCTTCCGGTCCCTCGACGAGGCGATCGGACACTCCGAGTGCCTGGACAAGTCGCGGGCCTTCGCACACAACAAGCGGGTGGCCAAGCTGGACCTGGAGCCGATCTTCGCCCAGGCGGACTCTCCCTTCATGCACCAGGACCTGCGCTGCACGAAGCAGCAGGACCACAAGTTGGAGGGCGTGCTGGACCGCACGCTCATCGACGACTTCCGGTCGGTGCTCGCCGACCCGTCGTCCGGACCGGGCACGGGGCAGTACCCGATCTGCAACGTCAACCGCTCTGTCGGCACCATGCTCAGCCACGAGATCTCCAAGGCGTACGGAGCTGCCGGACTGCCGGACGGGTCCATCGATCTGACCTTCACCGGTTCGGCCGGGAACTCGTTCGGGGCGTTCCTCGCCTCAGGCGTGACCCAGCGTGTCTTCGGTGACGCCAACGACTACGTGGGCAAGGGACTGTCGGGCGGCCGGATCGTTGTCCGGCCCGCCCTGGACGCGGCTCCGGACTTCGTGGCGGCGAACAACATCATCGCGGGCAACGTGATCTGCTACGGCGCGACCAGCGGCGAGATCTTCCTGCGGGGAATGGTGGGCGAGCGCTTCTGCGTCCGCAACTCCGGGGTCACCGCGGTGGTCGAGGGCGTGGGTGACCACGCCTGCGAATACATGACAGGTGGTCAGGTCGTGGTGCTCGGTTCCACCGGGCGCAACGTGGCCGCCGGAATGTCGGGCGGTGTCGCGTACTTCTACGACCCGCACGGCGAGCTGCCGGTGAACCTCAACGACGAGCTCGTCGAGATCGAGGAACTGCTGACGGAGGACGTCGAGTTCCTGCACCGGATCGTCGAGAGGCACGCCACCGAGACCGACTCGGCGCGGGCCCGGGAGATCCTGTCCGGTTGGGCACAGAACGTGAATCACTTCGCCAAGATCATGCCGCGCGACTACAAGCGCGTGCTGCTCGCCATCGAGCAGGCGGAGAAGGACGGACGCAACGTGGACGAGGCGATCATGGAGGCCGCAAATGGCTGA